The following proteins come from a genomic window of Montipora foliosa isolate CH-2021 chromosome 2, ASM3666993v2, whole genome shotgun sequence:
- the LOC137984647 gene encoding protein FAM221B-like codes for MAYANSKTSTKKLCESSEITSSYNTVDESLTNLSLQSEEVTRERKSFHQRERSPIANTYSRHAGGLSPGHRSSTVKAKDWRSPQPHKQVDHQNVVVPKLSGILSPKGYKVQPVIPAAKAELLTVARSMHGDNFAPRVKKLFDPEREAATDAIKSGIYIGWRCPEFKHDCIRVCKRSLCFCGHLLSDHAHFTGRSVAVPCTMMACICKAFAFVPSRPEEVGEFWLLRRPGYDPNSWRAKCKCKHTHKEHHPIGLRRCKRRGCGCSRFFSNFLCAACDRHWEEHETFFETSAMRKDAGVPYGEAYLPFHEIPELRAMVLTGKSVDERQSQALTSDAFAVPDDSPTELALRLRGINPQDRN; via the coding sequence ATGGCGTACGCGAACTCAAAGACGTCGACGAAGAAACTATGCGAAAGCTCCGAAATTACCTCTTCATACAATACAGTGGATGAGTCACTTACAAATCTTTCGTTACAGTCAGAAGAAGTTACAAGAGAAAGGAAATCTTTCCATCAAAGGGAACGAAGTCCAATCGCAAATACATATTCGAGACACGCTGGCGGTCTGTCGCCAGGTCACCGATCATCAACTGTGAAAGCGAAAGATTGGAGATCCCCGCAACCACATAAGCAGGTTGATCACCAGAATGTCGTGGTTCCAAAACTCAGTGGGATATTGTCACCTAAGGGATACAAGGTGCAGCCAGTCATCCCCGCTGCAAAGGCAGAGTTGTTGACAGTAGCACGATCCATGCATGGCGATAACTTCGCTCCCAGAGTCAAGAAACTTTTTGATCCCGAACGAGAAGCGGCTACAGATGCCATTAAAAGTGGAATTTACATCGGATGGCGGTGTCCAGAATTTAAGCACGACTGCATTCGTGTATGCAAACGCTCGTTGTGTTTTTGTGGTCACTTGTTGAGCGATCATGCACACTTTACGGGAAGAAGTGTTGCGGTCCCTTGCACCATGATGGCATGCATTTGCAAGGCGTTTGCCTTCGTCCCTTCCCGTCCCGAAGAGGTTGGTGAATTTTGGTTGCTGCGTCGTCCTGGTTATGATCCAAATTCCTGGCGGGCAAAATGCAAGTGTAAACACACGCACAAAGAACACCATCCCATCGGACTAAGGAGATGCAAACGTAGAGGTTGTGGTTGTTCAagatttttctcaaatttttTGTGTGCTGCATGTGATCGGCACTGGGAGGAACACGAAACGTTCTTTGAAACATCAGCCATGAGGAAGGATGCAGGTGTTCCATATGGCGAGGCTTATCTGCCTTTTCATGAAATCCCGGAATTAAGGGCCATGGTGTTGACTGGAAAATCAGTTGATGAGAGACAAAGTCAAGCTCTCACTTCTGATGCATTTGCAGTACCAGATGACTCACCAACAGAGTTGGCTCTGAGACTTAGAGGCATCAATCCACAAGACCGTAATTAA